Part of the Candidatus Brocadia sinica JPN1 genome, ATGCTTGATAATGTTGATGTTTTTGTTATTGACGCCTCACTGACTTCTATGAGATTCGAGATGGAGACAGATTCTCCATTAACAATGAAAGACACCGTTCCGTCTTTTTCAAGTTTTACACCTTCTACGACACCCGTTTGTGTTTCATTGCTGTTCCCTTTACTATCACTGCTGTATGTGATAGTTTTGCCAATAAACGTGCTGGCCATGGAGATTTGATCCAGCTGCAGTGATGCCGTATCGATACTGGTCAGACTTGAAAGATATCCTGTCTGCTGTTGTTCTTGTTCCAATGCACTGAATTGTGCTAATTGAGACATGAATTCAGAATTGTCAGTTGGGTCTAATGGATTTTGATGTTGCAATTGAGTTACAAAGAGCGTCAGAAAATTATCCATACTGATTTCTGAACTCAGGCTTGAAGTACTTGATGTGCCCATGTTTTGCCTCCTTAAATAATGTAGTCAACCATTAAATTAGACGTGTTTATACTGACTTCTGTTTTCAGGTTATTGCTTACATTTCTTTCATTATCGGATTGGCCTCCGTTTTGGTCTTCCTGTCTCTTTACCTGATAATGCGGGTCGTTTGATTCAGAATTTTCTGAAGATTTTTGTTTGTGTGCATCGTTATTTTGTATGTATACTTCTAATTTATGGATTTCCACGCCATTGGCTGCCACTGATTCTTTAAGGCGATGAGCATTGTTTTCTATGGCAGCCTTGACTTCTGCATTCTCCACAAAAATCTTTGCCTCGATTTCATCATTTTCTTCGGTAAAGTGGATTTTTACACTGCCCAGTTCTGGCGGGGTCAGGTGCAACTTGATTTCGGATCTATCGCCGTGGTTTATCAGGCTGATTTTTTGAAAGAGTTGGTCCATAATATTGTACGGAAGCTCTGCAGCTGCAGTGGGATTTCCATGAAAGGTGTTACTTACATGATCTTTGTGGCCTTCTAGGGAAGCTGTATTTTGTGAGAAGTTTAATGCGTTTGACGGTATGCCATCGGTTGTTGTTTGCGTATCCAGGGAAAAGCGATACCTGCTATGATTTTTTTGTATTGGTGTATCAAATGTCAAAGGGTAGGAAGCGCTTTGTTTCTGTGCAAAGTTGTCATTTAAGTTCCATTCCTCATTTGCTTGAAGAGTGCCTGGAAGGTCATGGTCAGAAGGTATCTTACTGATTATTGTTGAAAGGCCATTTTCTCTCTTTTTTTTTGTTCCATTGATTTGGCTGTTTATTTCAGGCATGGGAGTATTTAGCTTGTTTTCTGGAGAAACATTTTGAGCTAGTGATTTAAATACAGCAGGTAATTTCTTGATATGAAATGCATTATCTGAGTCTGCAAATTCTGTCTCTTGTATTACAACGGGGATGAATTGATCCAATTTTTGTAAATTCTTAAGATTTATGGATGCATTTAACCCAACATCTTCGATGTTCCGGTTTGTGTTTCTGTCAGTTAGATTTTGCATAATGGGCATTTCTGTTTTGAGCATAAAACCCGAACTATTTAGGTTAATGAGTGGATTGTTTTTTTGCATATCAATTTCCTGCAGTTTCCCTCCGAAAAAGGGGAATGGAGAGAAATTTTGAGGATTGATATCGGGGATGAAAGGATTGTGAATATTTGCATTCACATCAAACTTGACTGCGCCATCTTTCAAAGACGGATTTTGACTAAAATTTTGAAGAGCCGTTTCTGTGTGTTCAATAAATGTCCCTGGCAGAATATCTGCAGAAAGGATAGTGTCTAATATTTGTGTCCCTGAGGGATTCAGTTCAAATCCTTTTTCACCTTTCTTTGTTACAGAGGAGGAATCATCAGTTTCTCCTCCGAAAGGGCTGTGTATATCGGGATTTTTTGCGTTTCTTTGTGGGCTACCATTTACAAGTGTTTCATGGAACAAAGATGAGTTTATCTCATGAATATTCTCTTGTAATAGTTTCTTTGTACCCGATTCTGTGACGGGATGATTTGTCTTTTGTTGGTTAACTGCATCCCGGTCAGTGCGATTGATCATCTGTTGACCAAGTATTTCCTGGAATGGAATACTTTCAGGATGATTCTCAGCATCTTTTTCACCGATTTCTGATTGAACAGAATCTGTGTTCGCTACATAAGAACTGGAATTATTCGTAATTGGGCGAATTCCGGTAAACAAATTCCCGAATAAATCATTTTGGCTGGATAGTTCTATGGCTGTTTCTAACATAGTGATTTCCTCTTCATGAGAATCGTGATGGTTCAATAATTTTGATTTGTAATTGAGCAACGCATATGCCTGTTTATTATGACGGAGAGATGAAATTGATGATGAAGATTTGTCTAACTTTCAATATACTGGCTAGTTATAAATGTCAATAAAGGCGAAATATTTATTGAGAGAATGTTTTGCTGAGTTACCGGAGGCATGATTTCCGAATACTTTTTTCCTTGTGATGTGTAATGTTTTCCGTGTTCTAAATAAATTAAGCCTTTGGCGGTTTTTATAGCAGTAGGGGCAGGGCGCGCTTTGCCACTACAACATTAAAATTCCTATTCTGTTCGTTTCTCAATGGCGATTGCGGGTTGTGGGGTCAGTGTTGGAGTGTTTCTGTTATCTGATTAGCTACAAATTGAGAGTAGCGCCTCATAGAAAGCAAAATAAGTTTCCAGCCGTATAGGGCGTTTTTTTGATGTGTGCTCTCAAAGTAGTGCTTTACAAGTTCTGCAACCTCGTTTTCATTGCTGTCAAAAACGCCGTCAGCGCTCCAGACGACGTCTCCGGTGTCTGTGGAGATCATACCTACTTTGACACCAAGTAACATAGGTTCATAAGGACGATAGTGGGTTATATTTCCAAATACGATGGCATCTGCATCATAGTTCTTCCTCAAGGTCAAAAGGGTGGACAAATGAATACTGCCTTTATCCCATATCCCATGTTCAGCAATCAATGCAGTAGTGTTTTCTGGTGGTACAATGACCTCAAAACTCCCTATTTTTCGTAATTCTACTGCAAACGCCTCCGTTACCTCATCTATGATAGCTTCGCGGTCTACATTGTATTCGAATGGTAAAAGTAATACGCGACGTATAGGTATTTTTTTATATTCATCCGTTTTGTTATAATTAAGGCATGAAGAGTGATATTTCGGTGCACTTGAACAGCCCCCGACTACAAATAAGCATAGAATAAGGATACTCAGTGTGAATTTCATCAGATAACTCCATGTCCTTCAAAAAGAGATTCATTGGGGATTTTGTGGTTTTTGTTTCTTCTTTTCAACCAATTGTTCTATCTTCAGACCAATGAGTTCCTGTTTTGCCTTTGTTTCTTCAATTTGTGCCTTTGTTAATTCCAGGGTTAACTCCCTAATCTTTTTTTCATAGGGTTCTTGACTTTGTTCTAGTTGCTTACCTATTTTTTCGTTTTCTATAATAAGTTGCTGGGTGGCTTCTAATTGTTTTTTCAGTTCTTCTAGTTCTGTCTCAAATGCTGTTTTTATTGTCTTTTCGCTTTCCAGATCTCTTTCAAGTGTGGCAATCTTTTCCTGAGATAACGACAGGGCCTTCCTTGTTTGTTCAAATTGGTCGAGCAAAGAGGTCTTTTTATTTTCCTCACCGGTATCAATATTTACCGTTGCGCCGCTGGCTAAATAACCCTTGCTTTTCGGCGGTGATACGATTTCTCCTGAAAAACTATCAGTTGTACAAGGTTTTTTACTTTCTTTTTTCATAAAAGATTCGCAACCGAGCGTCATCAAAACAAATACAAAGAAAGGAATCAAAGGCACAATTTTTCCCATATCCCACCCTTTCCCCAGTGAATGTTTAAAATTACAACTTGTGATGTGGTGACACATTTTGGATTTATGAAAATACATCGCAATGTTTTTTTCGCTTAGGTATTTGCAAAATATCTACTTGTGCTTGTTTTGAACTGATTCAAAGCTGTTTTATATCAGATTTTATGAAGCAAACATTATACCACTCAAACGATTATAATTGAAGCTGTGTATGCATAGCGAGGAGGTTTTTAAAAGATCTGGTCGTTTGAATAATATTGTCATTGCAAATAATTGCAGAGCAGATTGCCACGCAGTACCCTCCGGCATGTAATATTTCACCAATATTATCAAGGTTGATGGCGCCTATAGCAACAAAGGGGATAGTAATCTCCCTTTTTACCTGTTTTAAATAATCGAGACCTACCGGAGGCTCAAAGCTCTTTGTTGTAGTCGAAAAGATAGGGCCAACGCCGATATAATCAGCGCCTTCTTGTTGAGCTTTTCGAGCCTGAACTATTGTATGAGTAGAGATGCCTAAAATTTTGTCAGAGCCAATGATTTTGCGTGCACGGTGAGTATCCATGTCGGACTGTCCGATATGCAACCCGTCTGCATCAACTTTTTTAGCGATTTCAGCACGGTCATTTACAATGAAAATAGTTTTCGACCGGTGGGTTACTTTTTTAAATTCCCTGGCTAGGATAAGGAATTCACTGTCAGACATCGTCTTTTCCCGTAATTGTACTGCATCTGCACCACCCTGAATAACATCCTCCAGTATTTCCAGCACGGGTTTTTTAGCAAGATTGGAACTTATTATAACGTATAATCTTACGCCTGAAAATTTTGTAAAAAGCCTTGTTTTATTATCTTTACCGTCGACAGTGGGCTCAACCATAAATGTATTGACACTCATTCAATGTTTGATATAATTTTTACTGTTATGTGTTTCCTACCAATAGATGTTATTCGACAAACCGAAACGAACCCTCGGCTCACAAAAGGGCGATAACAATATGACGCAAAAACGCGTGTCCAATCCAGGTTGCCCGTAAATGGAAATATTACCGATAAACCTTTGAGGAGAAACCCTGTGCTACAGGTTATTTTTGAGCCAGTCCTTTTTAAAGATAAGAATTTATATATTTTATTTTAATTTTTTATTAAAGTAAATACAAGTTTTAGAAATAGCTCATCAGGGTAACAACCAAAACTCCTCCTTTCATGAGAATGAAAATGAATGAAAATGAGTGAAAAACTTGTATCAGAAAAGAGATAGGTAGTAAAGAAATGTCGGATGTAAAAGAATACTGTGGGTTGTTTGGAATTTATGGGTGTGAAGATGCGGCAGAGAGGGTTTATTATGGTTTATATTC contains:
- a CDS encoding flagellar hook assembly protein FlgD; translated protein: MGTSSTSSLSSEISMDNFLTLFVTQLQHQNPLDPTDNSEFMSQLAQFSALEQEQQQTGYLSSLTSIDTASLQLDQISMASTFIGKTITYSSDSKGNSNETQTGVVEGVKLEKDGTVSFIVNGESVSISNLIEVSEASITKTSTLSSIQSKSLDKK
- a CDS encoding flagellar hook-length control protein FliK, which translates into the protein MLETAIELSSQNDLFGNLFTGIRPITNNSSSYVANTDSVQSEIGEKDAENHPESIPFQEILGQQMINRTDRDAVNQQKTNHPVTESGTKKLLQENIHEINSSLFHETLVNGSPQRNAKNPDIHSPFGGETDDSSSVTKKGEKGFELNPSGTQILDTILSADILPGTFIEHTETALQNFSQNPSLKDGAVKFDVNANIHNPFIPDINPQNFSPFPFFGGKLQEIDMQKNNPLINLNSSGFMLKTEMPIMQNLTDRNTNRNIEDVGLNASINLKNLQKLDQFIPVVIQETEFADSDNAFHIKKLPAVFKSLAQNVSPENKLNTPMPEINSQINGTKKKRENGLSTIISKIPSDHDLPGTLQANEEWNLNDNFAQKQSASYPLTFDTPIQKNHSRYRFSLDTQTTTDGIPSNALNFSQNTASLEGHKDHVSNTFHGNPTAAAELPYNIMDQLFQKISLINHGDRSEIKLHLTPPELGSVKIHFTEENDEIEAKIFVENAEVKAAIENNAHRLKESVAANGVEIHKLEVYIQNNDAHKQKSSENSESNDPHYQVKRQEDQNGGQSDNERNVSNNLKTEVSINTSNLMVDYII
- the thiE gene encoding thiamine phosphate synthase, giving the protein MVEPTVDGKDNKTRLFTKFSGVRLYVIISSNLAKKPVLEILEDVIQGGADAVQLREKTMSDSEFLILAREFKKVTHRSKTIFIVNDRAEIAKKVDADGLHIGQSDMDTHRARKIIGSDKILGISTHTIVQARKAQQEGADYIGVGPIFSTTTKSFEPPVGLDYLKQVKREITIPFVAIGAINLDNIGEILHAGGYCVAICSAIICNDNIIQTTRSFKNLLAMHTQLQL